AGGCGGGGGCGGGGGTGCGGGCGGAGGTGTCGGCGACGCTGGAGGACGGGCGGCGGATGCCGGCGTTGCGGTGACCGGTGCCGTTTGCGGGGCGTTCGGTCGCTGCGCCCGGACGTGCGGCGGTGGCGCGGCGTACCGCGGGTGCGGGTTCAGGCGCGGAAGCCTGGACGCGGCCCTGCGGGGCGCCTGCCCGCACGGGGGCGGAGGGCCGAAAAAGGCCGTGCACGGCACTGTTCCCGCTGCTTACTCCTCAGTACATTGACGGCATGTCTAATACGCAGCCTGCACCGGTGGCGTCCGAACACGTGGAGCTCAAGGCCCGCAAGGTCGCCTTCGACTGGCAGGAGACCCCGCTCCACTGGGTTCCCGGCGATCCCTTCACCACGCACACGATCAACGTGCTGCACCTGCTGCTCCCGGCCGGTGAGCGGTGGTTCGTGCACGTCTACCAGCAGGCGCTGCCGTACATCACCGACGACCGGCTGCGCGAGGACGTCATCGGTTTCATCGGCCAGGAGGCCGTGCACTCGCAGGCGCACGACGACGTGCTGCCGCACCTGCGGAAGCAGGGGCTCGACCCGACGCCGTACACGGCGCAGGTCGACTGGTTCTTCGAGAAGCTGCTCGGCGACCGGACGCTGCCGCCGGGACGGGCCCGCCGCTGGTGGCTCATGGAGCGGGTCGCGCTGATCGCCGCGATCGAGCACTACACCGCCTTCCTCGGCGACTGGGTGCTCAACGCCGACGAGCTGGACCGGCGCGGCGCCGACCCGATGATGATGGATCTGCTGCGCTGGCACGGCGCCGAGGAGGTGGAGCACCGGGCCGTGGCGTTCGAGCTGTTCATGCATCTCGACGGGGGCTACCGGCGGCGCGCCCGCACCTGGGCGCTCGCCTTCTCCGCGCTGGTCTTCCTCTGGCAGCGCGGGGTCCGCTTCTTCCTGGAGAACGACCCCACCCTGCTCGACCCCAAGGCGTCCTGGGCGGACTTCTACCGCAGGGGCCGCGAGGGCGTGCTGCCGTCCACCCCGGCGATGCTGCGCTCGATACCCCGCTATCTGAGCCGCGCCTACCACCCCTCCCAGGAGGGCGACACCGCGCAGGCCGTGGCCTACCTCGCCGCCTCCCCCGGCGCCAACGGAGGCCGCTGATGCCCCGGTTCACCACCGTCGCGCTCGCCGCCGGCGCCGCGCTCCTCGTCCGCCGGGCGGTCCGCTCCCGCATGACGAGCGCGCCGCTCTGGCCGCTGCCCTCCCTGGAGACGCCGGTCTCCGGGTACGGGCGCGGGGCGACCGTCCCGCGCCGGGTGCTCGTCACCGGCCGGGCCGTCCCCGCCGCGGGCGTCGTCGAACTGCGCCTGGAGGGCGAGCGGCTGCCGTCCTGGGAGCCGGGCGCCCACCTCGACCTCGTCCTCCCCTCGGGGCAGATCCGGCAGTACTCGCTCTGCGGCGATCCGGCGCAGCCGGACGTCTACCGGATCGCGGCCCGGCTCATCGCGGAGGAGCAGGGCGGCCGGGGCGGCTCCCGCGAGGTGCACGAACAGCTCCACGAGGGCGTCGAGATCGAGGTCCGGGGTCCCCGGAACCGCTTCCCGCTGGTCTCCTCCCCCGCGTACGTCTTCGTCGCCGGCGGCATCGGGATCACCCCGGTCCTGCCGATGGTGCGGGCCGCGGAGGCGGCGGGCGCGGACTGGCGGCTGGTCTACTGCGGCCGGACCCGCGCCTCGATGCCGTACCTGGCCCATCTGGTCCGGATCGGCGGGGACCGCGTGACCGTGGTGGCGGAGGACGAGGACGGGTATCCGGACCTGTCCTTCCTGGCGCAGGTGCCGGCCGAGGCGCAGGTCTACTGCTGCGGACCCGACGGGCTGATGGACGCCGTCGCCGCCGCGATGCCGGAGGGCCGGGCGCCGCGCCTGGAGCGCTTCTCGGCGGTCGCGCCCGCCGACGGCACCCCCTTCGAGGTCGAACTCCGGCGCTCCGGGCGGACGGTGGCAGTCGCCGCCGACCAGTCGGTGCTCGCGGCGGTACGGGAGGAGGTGCCGGGCCTCATGTACTCCTGCACGCAGGGCTTCTGCGGCACCTGCCGGCAGACCGTCCTGGACGGGGAGGTCGACCACCGGGACGAGCTCCTCACCGACGCGGAGCGGGCGGACTCGATGCTGATCTGCGTCTCGCGCTGTGCCGGGAAGAAGCTCGTCCTGGACCTCTGAACGTCAGGGCAGGATCAGCCAGTCGAAGGCGAGGGCGGCCGCGAGGCCGCTCACCAGGAGCCAGGTGCCGAGCCGGGTGCGGCCGTTGCGGGAGAGCTCGATGACGATGCCGCAGAGGATCATCGCGAGTCCGTAGACGCCGACGACCAGCACGGAGGTCCGGCTGGCGAGGCGGATCACCAGGACCACGCCCATCACCACGAGCAGGACCGAGGCGGCCGCCACGCGCAGCCGCCTCGCCTGCGTGGGCGTCATGCCGTCGGCGGGGTCCGCGGCCTCCTCGCCCTCGTCGTCCTCGTCGCTCTCGCCCTCGGCCTCGTCGATGTCCTCGTCGATGTCCTCGTCGGCGGCGTGGTCGTCGCCCTCGTCGACGTCCTCGGCCTCGTCCTCGGCCGGGTCCTCCGTCGCCTCGTCGAGTTCGTCGGGCTCGTCGGTCACGGGGCTCTCGGCGGCCGGCGTGGACTGGTCGGAAGCGCTCATGAACGAGGAGCGTAACGGACCCCGATAGGCTGTTCGTATGACGACCGGTGTGCGGCGCAGGATGGGCGTCGAGGAGCGCAAGCAGCAGCTGATCGGGGTGGCCCTCGAACTCTTCAGCAGCCGCTCCCCCGACGAGGTGTCCATCGACGAGATCGCCGCCGCCGCGGGCATCTCCCGGCCGCTGGTCTACCACTACTTCCCCGGCAAGCAGAGCCTGTACGAGGCGGCGCTGCGGCGCGCGGCCGACGAGCTCGCGGCCCGTTTCCTGGAGCCGCCGCAGGGCCCGCTGGGGGCGCGGCTGCTGCGGGTGATGGGCCGGTTCTTCGACTTCGTCGACGACCACGGGCCGGGTTTCGCGGCGCTGATGCGGGGTGGTCCCGCGGTGGGTTCGTCGACGACCAACGCGATGATCGACGAGGTGCGGCAGGCGGCCTACGAGCAGATCGTCGCCCATCTCGGGGTGGCGGAGCCGTCGCCGCGACTCGAACTGGTCGTGCGGTCCTGGGTGTCGCTGGCGGAGTCGACGGCGCTGCTGTGGCTGGACGGGCGGCGGGTGCCGCGCGCGGAGCTGGAGCAGAAGCTGGTGCACGACTTCGCGGCGCTCACGGCGGTGAGCGCGGTCTACGACGAGCAGGCGGCGCGGGTGCTGACCGCGATCCTGGCGGAGGAGTCGGCGGACGGACCGTTCGCGGAGCTGGTGGGCCGGCTGCTCGCACTGGCGCCGGCCCCGGGCGTGCCGGCTCAGCCCGCGCGGTAGGACGCGTCGAGGTCGCGGATCTCGACCGAGAGGCGCACCCGGTCGGTGGTCTTGAGGTGACGGGACAGCAGGGGCAGCGCGGCCTTCGAGAGGCGGAGCTTGGTCTCGTCGTACTGGCCCCAGGGCAGGGCGATGTGGGCGTGCACCACGGCCCGCTCGACGGCGCCGTCGCCGACGACGGTCTCCTCGACCTCCCGGAAGCGGGTCGCGCAGGCGGCGAGCGGGGCGCCGGTGACCTCCGCCACGAGCGCGTGCAGGGCGAGCGCGAGGCCGCGCCGGTCCAGCGGCGCGGAGTAGTCGACGGTGATCTGCGGCATGACGGTTTCTCCTGGTGGTGCGGGATGTCGGGCCACAGCTTTACGGCGCGGGCCCCGGCCGCACAAGGGGCGGCCGGGGCCCGTGTTCCGGGGAGGGGCGTCAGCCGGTGGTCTTGAAGACCGCGACCGTGCGGGCCGGGACGGTGAAGGTGCCCGAACCGGTCTCGTAGGAGGCGGTCCTGGTGACGGCGTCGGAGCCGTTTGCCTGGACGGGGTGGAGGGCGTAGGCCGTGCCGGCCAGGCCCGGGACCGTCTGCTTCCGCTCGCCCGGGGTCGCGTTGAACACCACCACGAGGTCGCCGAGGCGCATGGTGATCACGCCCGGGGTCTCGCCGGTGCCGGAGAGCGGGAAGGAGAGGGCGGACTGCACCTGGCCGGCCGTGGCGAGCGAGAAGGCCGGCTCGGTGGAGCGGATCTTCTGGAGGTCCCGGTAGGCGGCGGAGGCGCCGTCGATGTCGGCGCAGCCGGGCGTCAGGTTCGGGAGGGCGAGGAGCGGCTTGCCGTAGCCCCACTTGGCCTTGTTGTCGGCGGCCGGCGGGAGGCCGATGCCGAAGCCGTTGCCGTCGCGGCAGTCCCAGTGGATCGCGTTGAACCAGTCGCCGCTGTCGTAGGAGTTGCGGTCGAGGGACTTGGAGCGGAGCAGGTCGGAGCCGGCCTGGGAGAGCGCCGGGCCCTGGGAGAGGGTGGCGGTGGCCATGGCGAGGACCTGCATGCGGGCCCGGTCGGCGGCGGAGGTGCCGGCCGGCAGCTTGAACGCCAGGGCGTCGTAGAGGGTCTCGTTGTCGTGGGCGTCGGCGTAGGCGAGGGCGTCGCCGGGGGCGGCGGCGTAGCCGGCCGGGGCGCCGTTGTAGTCGACCTCGGATCCCCTGACGGTGCGGCCCGAGGTGTCGGTGAAGGTGTAGCCGGCGAGGTTGCCGGTGAGGCCGACCTTGATGAGGTCCTGGTAGTGCAGGAGGCGGGCCTTCTGCTGCTCGGGGGTGCCGTTGGCGGCGGAGGTGTTGGGGTCGGTGTAGAGGCCGGAGGCGAAGCCCTGGATGCCGGGGTCCTCGTCGAAGGGGCCGCCGCCGCGGACGGCGTCCCGGGCCCGGTCGGAGAAGGTGGCGACGCCGGTGCCGGCCATGTTCTTCTGGGTGGCCTGGACGAAGCGGGCGTCGTCGGCGATCTCGCCGAAGTTCCAGCCCTCGCCGTAGAGGACGATCGCCTTGCCGTCGACGCCGTCCTTCTCGACGGTCAGGGCGTCGAGCGCCCTGCGGACGGCGAGGATGTTCTCCTTCGGGTGGTGGCCCATGAGGTCGAAGCGGAAGCCGTCGACCTTGTACTGCTTCGCCCAGGTGACGACCGAGTCGACGACGAGCTTGCCCATCATGGCGTTCTCGGGCGCGGTGTTGGCGCAGCAGGTGGAGGTGGCGACGGTGCCGTCGGCCTGGAGGCGCTGGTAGTAGCCGGGCACGATCCGGTCGAGGACGGACTTGTCGGACTGTCCGGCGGCGACGGTGTGGTTGTAGACGACGTCCATGACGGTGCGCAGGCCCTGCCCGTTGAGGGCCTGGACCATCTGCCGGAACTCGACCGTGCGGCGGGTGCCGTTCGGGTCGGTGGAGTAGGAGCCCTCCGGGACGGTGTAGTGCAGCGGGTCGTAGCCCCAGTTGTAGGCGTCCTTCGCGGCGGCGGCGGTGACGCAGGCCTGCTGCTCCTCGGAGTCGGGGGCGTAGACCTTCAGGTCGCAGGCGGGGGCGGTCTGGTCGGACTTCTTCTCGGGGATGGTGCCGATGTCGAAGGCCGGGAGCAGGTGGACGTAGGAGGTGCCGGAGTCGGCGAGGGCCTTGAGGTGCCGCGAGCCCTTGCTGTCCCGGTCGGTGAAGGCGAGGAAGGTGCCCTGGTGGCCGGCCTCCGCGGTGGGGTCGGCGATCGAGAAGTCGCGGACGTGGAGTTCCTGGATCTGGGCGTCGCGGAGCGGCACGGCGGCCGGCTTCCGCAGGGTCTTCCAGCCGGCGGGGGCGAGCTTCGGGTCGGCGAGGTCGACGACGAGGCTGCGGGCGGAGTCGGCGGTGAGCGCGGTGGAGTAGGGGTCGGTGACCCGGTTCTCGACGAGCTTCTGGACGGTGGGCGCCCAGACCTTGACGACGTACCGGTACGGCTTGCCGTTCCAGGAGCGGTCGCCGGTGACGGACCAGACGCCGGTGGTGTCGTCGCGCCGCATGCGGACGGTCCGGCCGTCGAGTTCGAGGGCGACGGACTGGGCGGTCGGGGCCCACACGGAGAGGGTCGGCCGGCCGCCCCGGAAGACCGGGCCGAGGGCCTGGGACGTGGCCTCGGCGGCGTACAGGTCGTCGAGGACTCCGGCGGTCTGGACGCCGGTGGCGGCGAGCAGGGCGCCGTTGGCGGCGCGCTGGGTGGCGATCAGCTGGCCGCGCAGCGAGGCGCGGATCCGGTCGGCGTCGCGCGGGTCGACGGTGAAGGCCGGGTAGTCCTTGAGGTGCGGGAACCTCGCCTTCTGCGCGTCCGTGAGGCTGCCCGCGTTCAGCCGCAGCCACCGGCCCTCGCCGCTGAGGGCGCCGTCGGCGACGGTGATGCCGCCCTCGGGGGCGTAGACGAGCTGCTGGCTGGTGGAGTCGTTCGCCTTCACCTTCCAGACGACGGTGTTCCGGTCGATCCACTGCGCCTCGGCCTTGCCGAGGTCGAGGGCGGGGGCGCCGCCGGAGGTCGGCAGGAGGTGCTTGGGCTGTCCGGCGAGCAGCCAGACCTCGTGGCCGGTGGCGGCGAGGTCGAGGGACTGGTCGGTGGGGAGGTCCTTCTGGTCGCCCTTGTGGAGGATGTACGAGAGCGAGGTGGCGCCCTCGGCCAGCGGGACCTCGTAGACGGCGCCGTAGGCGTCGATCCGGGTGGGCAGGAGGGGCTTGGACCAGTCGGTGGGCTGGGCGGCGCCGGTCCACAGGTGGAGGCCCCAGCCGTCGTAGTTCCCGTCCTCGCGCTGGTAGTGGAGGACGGCCTTGGTCTTGTCGGGGGTGGTGGGGGCCGGGTTGGTGTCGGACTGGCCGTCCTGGCCCTGGGTGACCCAGACCTCGCCGGTGCGGCCGAGGTCGACGGTCCGCTGGGGGCCGTCGGCGGTGCCGTCCTTCTCGACGGTGTACGCGACGGAGGAGGCGCCCTCGGGGAGCTTGACCCAGGCGAAGGCGCCGAAGGCGTCGCGGCCGGTGAAGGCGGCGCGCTGTCCGGCGGCGTTCAGGGTCCAGCCGTCGTAGTTCCCGTCCTCGCGCCGGTAGTGGACGATCGCGTACGGGCGCTCGACGGCGACCGGCTTCTCGGGGGCCGGGGGCGCGCCGGCGGTGGTGGCGGCGGTGGCGCTCGCGGTGCGTCCGGCGGCGTCGACGACGACGGCCTTGTAGCGGAGCGGGGTGCCGGCGGGCGCGGTGACGTGCTGGGTGACCTTGTAGGGGGCGTGGTCGGCGGTGCCGAGGGTCTGCCAGCGCCCGTTGCCGACCTGGGCGGCGAAGACGACCCGGTTGAGGGCGCCGCCGGTGACGTCGGCGCTGAGCTCGACGGTGCCGGTGGAGCCGGCGGCGGGGGCCCGGAGGGTGACGGCGGGCCGGGCGCCGGCGGCCGGGAGGGGCGCGTCGGCCCTGAGGACCAGGGTGGAGAGGGCGGGGACGGTGACGGTGACCTTGCCGTCCTTCGCGGTGACGGCGCCCTGGCCCCCGTACAGGGTGTGGAAGGCGGTGGAGTCGACGGGGATGTCGACGGTCCTCGGTTCGGTGGCGCTGTTGGCGGCGACCAGGTACTCGACGCGCTGCTTCGCGTCGGTGCGGGTGGCGGCGTAGACGGAGCCCTCGGCGTGGCGCTCCCGCTGGATGCCGTCGCGCAGGGCGGGGTGCTCGCGGGTGAGCTTCGACAGGGCGGCGATCGACCGGTAGACGGGGTGGCCGGTGTCGTACGCGTCGGAGGCGTGCGTGCGGTCGGTGCCGAGCTGGTCGTCGTCGAGGTAGTCGGCGACCTGGGAGCCGAAGAGGGTCTGGCGGGCGTCCTTGTCGCCGCCGGCGCCGGTGAAGCCCTGCTCGTCGCCGGAGTAGATCACCGGGTTGCCGCGGGAGAGGAACATCAGCTCGTTGGCGAGCCGGGCGCGCTGGACGAGTTCGGCGTCGCTCGCGTCCGGGTTGTCCTGCTTGAGGAAGGTCCCGAAGCGGCCCATGTCGTGGTTGCCGAGGAAGGTGACCTGCTCGTAGGCGTTGGCCTTGTCGGTGGTGTAGCGGAAGTCCTCGGCGAAGACCCTGGCGAGGCGGTCGGCGCCGGCGCTCTGGGAGGCGAAGGCGCGGGCGGCGTCCTGGAAGGGGAAGTCGAGGGTGGCGTCGAGCCGGCCGCGGGTGACGTAGGGGGCGGTGACGGTGGTGTCGGCGGAGTAGACCTCGCCGAACATGAAGAAGTCCTCGCGGCCCCGCTTCTTCGCGTAGGCGTCGAGCGCGGTGGCCCACTGGGTCCAGAAGTCGAGGTTCACGTGCTTGACGGTGTCGATGCGGAAGCCGTCGATGTCGAAGTCGCGGACCCAGGTCTCGTAGATCCTCTTCATGCCCTCGACGACCTCGGGACGCTCGGTCCACAGGTCGTCGAGGCCGACGAAGTCGCCGTACTCGGCGGACTCGCCCTGCCAGGTCGAGTCGCCCCGGTTGTGGTACATCGTGGGGTCGTTGAGCCAGGCGGGGACCTTGTCGCCGGTCCGCTCGACGGGGGTGTACGGGAAGGAGTCGGCGTCGACCTTCCCGATCGCGGTCCGGTCGTCGAAGGGCCGGCCGTCCTTGTCGAGGTACGGGTAGGCGCCCTTGGGGCGGTAGCCGTACTTCTTCTCGGCGTAGTCGACGGTGTCGGCGGTGTGGTTGGTGATGACGTCGAAGAAGACCTTCATGCCCTTGGCGTGGGCG
The Streptomyces roseofulvus genome window above contains:
- a CDS encoding metal-dependent hydrolase, producing MSNTQPAPVASEHVELKARKVAFDWQETPLHWVPGDPFTTHTINVLHLLLPAGERWFVHVYQQALPYITDDRLREDVIGFIGQEAVHSQAHDDVLPHLRKQGLDPTPYTAQVDWFFEKLLGDRTLPPGRARRWWLMERVALIAAIEHYTAFLGDWVLNADELDRRGADPMMMDLLRWHGAEEVEHRAVAFELFMHLDGGYRRRARTWALAFSALVFLWQRGVRFFLENDPTLLDPKASWADFYRRGREGVLPSTPAMLRSIPRYLSRAYHPSQEGDTAQAVAYLAASPGANGGR
- a CDS encoding PDR/VanB family oxidoreductase, which encodes MPRFTTVALAAGAALLVRRAVRSRMTSAPLWPLPSLETPVSGYGRGATVPRRVLVTGRAVPAAGVVELRLEGERLPSWEPGAHLDLVLPSGQIRQYSLCGDPAQPDVYRIAARLIAEEQGGRGGSREVHEQLHEGVEIEVRGPRNRFPLVSSPAYVFVAGGIGITPVLPMVRAAEAAGADWRLVYCGRTRASMPYLAHLVRIGGDRVTVVAEDEDGYPDLSFLAQVPAEAQVYCCGPDGLMDAVAAAMPEGRAPRLERFSAVAPADGTPFEVELRRSGRTVAVAADQSVLAAVREEVPGLMYSCTQGFCGTCRQTVLDGEVDHRDELLTDAERADSMLICVSRCAGKKLVLDL
- a CDS encoding TetR/AcrR family transcriptional regulator, which encodes MTTGVRRRMGVEERKQQLIGVALELFSSRSPDEVSIDEIAAAAGISRPLVYHYFPGKQSLYEAALRRAADELAARFLEPPQGPLGARLLRVMGRFFDFVDDHGPGFAALMRGGPAVGSSTTNAMIDEVRQAAYEQIVAHLGVAEPSPRLELVVRSWVSLAESTALLWLDGRRVPRAELEQKLVHDFAALTAVSAVYDEQAARVLTAILAEESADGPFAELVGRLLALAPAPGVPAQPAR
- a CDS encoding isomerase, whose translation is MPQITVDYSAPLDRRGLALALHALVAEVTGAPLAACATRFREVEETVVGDGAVERAVVHAHIALPWGQYDETKLRLSKAALPLLSRHLKTTDRVRLSVEIRDLDASYRAG
- the pulA gene encoding pullulanase-type alpha-1,6-glucosidase, whose amino-acid sequence is MIPKRTAVALAAALCAALVPALPATAAPRPPAPPSDRALAAEPARQDLTREQFYFVLPDRFANGDTSNDRGGLTGSRTATGFDPADKGFYQGGDLKGLTQRLDYIKGLGTTAIWMAPIFKNRPVQGEGKDASAGYHGYWITDFTQVDPHFGTNDDLKKLIAAAHAKGMKVFFDVITNHTADTVDYAEKKYGYRPKGAYPYLDKDGRPFDDRTAIGKVDADSFPYTPVERTGDKVPAWLNDPTMYHNRGDSTWQGESAEYGDFVGLDDLWTERPEVVEGMKRIYETWVRDFDIDGFRIDTVKHVNLDFWTQWATALDAYAKKRGREDFFMFGEVYSADTTVTAPYVTRGRLDATLDFPFQDAARAFASQSAGADRLARVFAEDFRYTTDKANAYEQVTFLGNHDMGRFGTFLKQDNPDASDAELVQRARLANELMFLSRGNPVIYSGDEQGFTGAGGDKDARQTLFGSQVADYLDDDQLGTDRTHASDAYDTGHPVYRSIAALSKLTREHPALRDGIQRERHAEGSVYAATRTDAKQRVEYLVAANSATEPRTVDIPVDSTAFHTLYGGQGAVTAKDGKVTVTVPALSTLVLRADAPLPAAGARPAVTLRAPAAGSTGTVELSADVTGGALNRVVFAAQVGNGRWQTLGTADHAPYKVTQHVTAPAGTPLRYKAVVVDAAGRTASATAATTAGAPPAPEKPVAVERPYAIVHYRREDGNYDGWTLNAAGQRAAFTGRDAFGAFAWVKLPEGASSVAYTVEKDGTADGPQRTVDLGRTGEVWVTQGQDGQSDTNPAPTTPDKTKAVLHYQREDGNYDGWGLHLWTGAAQPTDWSKPLLPTRIDAYGAVYEVPLAEGATSLSYILHKGDQKDLPTDQSLDLAATGHEVWLLAGQPKHLLPTSGGAPALDLGKAEAQWIDRNTVVWKVKANDSTSQQLVYAPEGGITVADGALSGEGRWLRLNAGSLTDAQKARFPHLKDYPAFTVDPRDADRIRASLRGQLIATQRAANGALLAATGVQTAGVLDDLYAAEATSQALGPVFRGGRPTLSVWAPTAQSVALELDGRTVRMRRDDTTGVWSVTGDRSWNGKPYRYVVKVWAPTVQKLVENRVTDPYSTALTADSARSLVVDLADPKLAPAGWKTLRKPAAVPLRDAQIQELHVRDFSIADPTAEAGHQGTFLAFTDRDSKGSRHLKALADSGTSYVHLLPAFDIGTIPEKKSDQTAPACDLKVYAPDSEEQQACVTAAAAKDAYNWGYDPLHYTVPEGSYSTDPNGTRRTVEFRQMVQALNGQGLRTVMDVVYNHTVAAGQSDKSVLDRIVPGYYQRLQADGTVATSTCCANTAPENAMMGKLVVDSVVTWAKQYKVDGFRFDLMGHHPKENILAVRRALDALTVEKDGVDGKAIVLYGEGWNFGEIADDARFVQATQKNMAGTGVATFSDRARDAVRGGGPFDEDPGIQGFASGLYTDPNTSAANGTPEQQKARLLHYQDLIKVGLTGNLAGYTFTDTSGRTVRGSEVDYNGAPAGYAAAPGDALAYADAHDNETLYDALAFKLPAGTSAADRARMQVLAMATATLSQGPALSQAGSDLLRSKSLDRNSYDSGDWFNAIHWDCRDGNGFGIGLPPAADNKAKWGYGKPLLALPNLTPGCADIDGASAAYRDLQKIRSTEPAFSLATAGQVQSALSFPLSGTGETPGVITMRLGDLVVVFNATPGERKQTVPGLAGTAYALHPVQANGSDAVTRTASYETGSGTFTVPARTVAVFKTTG